Sequence from the Mesorhizobium sp. PAMC28654 genome:
TTCGGTCCTGACAGCGCGAACAGGTAAGTCAACTGGCAGGTCGAGTTCGGCGAAAAGCTTGCAACGGAGGCGGAATATCGCCAGGTCGTCTGGGCGAATCCCGTGCTACCAGATGCCGCGTTTGATCCCGGTCCAGAGGTAGAACCAGATCGTCGGATGATACCATTGCTTCGAGGGCAGGCGGGGATCGAATGTGGTGAGACGGCCTGCCAGCGCATCGCTGACCGCATCGATACAGATGTCGCGCGAAAACGCCGCCTGCCGCAGCGCATGGCTGGAGATGGTATCACCGGGTTGCGGCTTGCCGCGGGCCTGCCGCAGCACGCCGCCGGTGTCGACGCCGGCATCGACCAGATGCACCGTCGAGCCGAAATTCTCCACGTCTCCGCTCGCCAGCGCCCAGTAGCCGCCATTCATGCCGCGATATTTCGGAGCGATGCCGGCATGGTAGTTGAGCACCGGGCAGGGCATTTTCGCCAGGGTTTGTCTGGACAGCAGGCGGCATCCGGCGAGCAGCACGACGCCTGGGCCGATGCTTTGGATCGCCTTCAGGCATTCGGCTGAGTCGGCCGAGGCAATTTGGATGATCGATTGCCCTGCTTGCGGTTCGGTCCGCAGCTTCTGTTCGGCGATCATGCGCGCCGCGTGCCCGGCAAGAAAGCGCTTGCCAAGCCGGGTCAGCACCATCGTGCCAAGCTGCCCGATCATTGACACCCAACCTTGGCGGCGAGCGCGCTTGACCAGCAATTGCTTTTTGGATTCAGGGGTTTCGAGGATGACGCTAACAGGCCCCAGTCGATCGGAGATGGCGTTGACGATGGCCCAGATATGAGGGCCGCCTTCGGTGACCACAACGATCGCGGCTCTCTGTTCAATCGCTGAAGCCATGGCGCGCTTTCTTGCCCGGCGCACGACCTGCCGCCGCGCACTCCCGGCTCAATTCTCTGTCGGCCCGGTTAAATGTTGATGACCGAAAGCATCGCCGATCAGCGCTTGAACTCGACGATGTCGAGCTTCGATTCGTAGTAGGGCGCGGGGAATTCGATGCGCCATTCGCTGGCGCCGCTGCGGAAGGCGTAGCCCACCTGGTCGCTTTGCGGGCCGCTGCCATAGGGTTTTGCCGGGTCGCTGTTGACATAGGCGGAGCCGAGATAGATCGCCCGCTTTTCACCATCGTCGAAGAAGCGCCCCTTGGTGCGCTGCGAGCCGCTGACCTTTTCCAGCCTCCAGCCCGAACCATCGTCGGTTACCTTGCATTTGAACCAGCCATAGATGACGAGCGGGGACAGTCCGCCGGCCTTGATGGTGCGGCACTTCCAGCTGCCGGTCAGGTCCTTGTCGGAGAAGGACACGAGCGGCTTCGCCAGCAAGGCGTCGAGCTGCTTGACATCAGCGGGACTGCCGGCCTTCGCTTCGGCAAGAGCCGCCTTGCGCGTCTCGTCATACTTGTCGAGCCGAGCCTTGTCGGCGGGTGTGATCAGCTTCTGGATTTCGCCATCGGCGAGTGCCGGCAGCGTCGCGCAAATGCCGAGGCACAGGGATAGAAGCAACGGACGAACAATCATCTGGGATACCTCTCCTTCGAGACTTGTCTTGGACTGTCAGCACGTGGCTGGAGCAGCGTGTTTGTCGGCCTGGCGTACAATATACCGGTTCGCGGTGGCCCATCATCCGTGCTTAACAGCCTGCGGAACAAAAATCATGGTGTGTCCGATGCGGATTTTGCTTACGGGATCGTCGGGCTGGCTGGGCGCCACGCTGGCGCCGCGGCTCACGGCACTTGGCCACGAGGTAACTGGACTCGATCCCGTTCCGGCGGCGCAAACGCGGATTGTCGGCTCAATCTCCGACCGCGACCTCGTGATGCGCGCGGTCCGGGAAAACGGGATCGAGGCGATCATCCACAGTGGCGCGCTGCACAAACCGAACATCGAGCATTTTGAGAATACGGATTTCGTCGCGACGAACGTTCAGGGGACACTGAACCTGCTCGACGCCGCGGTGGCATGCGGTGTCGATCGTTTCGTCTTCACCTCGACAACTTCACTGATGATATCCCAGGCTATTCGCGCTGGCTTTCAGGGCGGCGCGCGTAAAGCCGCCTGGCTAACCGAGGACATGTCGCCCGAGCCGCGCAATATCTATGGTATCACCAAGCTTTCAGCCGAGCATCTCTGCCGCCTCTATCATATCCAGCATGGCCTGCCGGTGGTGGTGCTGCGCACGGCCCGCTTCTTTCCCGAGGCCGACGACATGGCTGATACAATCGACCAGTCGGATGCCAACACCAAGGCGAACGAATTGCTGTTCCGGCGGCTGACGGTGGAAGATGCGGCGGAGGCTCATGTCGCTGCATTGGAGAAGGCGCCGCAGCTCGGCTTCGACATTTTCATTGTCTGCGCGCCGACGCCGTTCCAGCCTGACGATTGCGCGGCGCTGATCGCCGACGCACCTTCGGTCGTCGCGCGCTATTTTCCTGAGTTTCCGGGCCTTTACACCAGAAAGGGCTGGACGATGTTCTCTTCGATCGACCGCGTCTATGACGCATCGCGGGCGAGGGACAGGCTCGGCTTCGCCTGCCAGACAAGCTTTGCCGATGTGCTGGCTACGCTTAAGGTGGAACAGGGCATGGCCTGACCGATTTCGAGCTCAGGCGTGAGCCGCTGCTTGCGCCAGCCCCGGCGTCAGGTCGCCATACCCGGTCGAGCGCCGCTCATAGGCCAGGCCGAGCAAGGCGGCAGCCCTTTCCGCAACCTTGTCGAGTTCCGGATCGTCGGTCTGGGCCAGATAGATCAGCTTCTCGTAATTGCCGAAATAGTCCTTGATCAGCTCCGGGTGCTTGTCGATGCCGAGCGGCTTCATGAAGAAGGCGTCGAACTGGCGGCACAGGAAGTCGGTCATGTAGAACGACATCATGTCGTCGTCGCCGACCTTCGCATAGGCATCCATGCCCTGGTAGAAAGCGAAGCAGTGCGGGCCGGCCATGCGCTCGACACCATGCTTCTCGCAGACACGATCCAGCAGGCCGCCGGTGCCGCAATCGGCATAGCCGACGAAGATGTGGTCATAGCCCTCGGCCTTTGCCTTCTCGATGGCCTTGTCCATGGCGGGGGCAATGCGGTCGGGATAGAAATGAAACTCCGCGGGGAGACAGGTCAGTTCCAGATGATCGAGCTTAAGCTGCTCTTTCACGGCCAGAACTTCGCGCGCGATCATCCCGCAGGCAATGACCAAAAGCCTGCCTGCTTGATCCGATTGCGTTTTTTGCACCTTGGCCATGATTTCAGCTGAACCGGCTTTCGTTGCCGCAGTCACCTTTCATCTGGTAAAGAAAAAGCCGCGCTGCAAGGCGCGGCTTTAATGGTTGGCCAGGCGCCTTGCTGAACAGATCAGGCCGAAGCGCGCATGTTGTTGTGCTTGCGCTTCATGTATTCCTTGGCGGTCTCGACCGCTACCGCCGCATCGCGGCAATAGGCATCGGCACCGACGGCCTTGCCGAATTCCTCGTTGAGCGGCGCGCCGCCGACCAGCACGACATAGTCGTCGCGGATGCCCTTTTCCTTCATCGTGTCGATGACGACCTTCATGTAGGGCATGGTCGTGGTCAGCAGCGCCGACATGCCGATGATGTCGGGCTGGTGCTGCTCGATCGCATCGAGATACTTTTCGACCGCGTTGTTGATGCCGAGATCGATGACGTCGAAGCCGGCGCCTTCCATCATCATGCCGACAAGGTTCTTGCCGATGTCGTGGATGTCGCCCTTGACGGTGCCGATGACCATCTTGCCCTGCTTCGGCGCGCCGGTGGCGGCGAGCAGCGGACGCAGGATGAACATGCCGGCCTTCATCGCGTTGGCGGACAACAGCACTTCCGGGACAAACAGGATGCCGTCGCGAAAATCCTCGCCGACGATGCGCATGCCCTCAACCAGCGCTTCGGTCAGCACCCTGTAAGGCACCCAGCCGCGCTCGAGCAGTATGTTGGTGCCTTCCTCGATCTCTTCCTTCAGCCCGTCATAGAGATCGTCGTGCATCTGCTGCACCAACTCGTCGTCGGAAAGCTCGGAAAGGATGATCTCGTCGTCGGCCATTTGTATCCAGCTCCTGGCGGCATCGCGACTGTGTCGCAAGGCACAAAATATTGCGTTCAATACCTAACCTGCGGGGACGTGTATCCATAGCTGATTTGCGACTTCCCGCAAAAGGAAAGCGACCGCAAATTTATTGGAATTCTTGTCGATTTTGCGACAGTCGTTGGCGCTGGCTGGCCGTTTCGAATAGGGTGCATGACTACGATCCCGCAAGAAGCCGTGATATGCGGCCGTAACGGATTTCAGGCCAGATGGATTTCAGGCCGGAACAGATTCAGGGAAGAGCGAACATGAGCGATCACGCGGCAGTCGATCAGGAAGCGTCAAACGCGCGGCGCGGACGCGCCGCCAGCGGTGGCGCGGCTGCGCGGCGCGCGGCGCGCTCGGGCGGCGGTCCCGGCACTCAGCTCACCTACATCAAGCGCAAGATCAACGTCTATGAGGTGCTGGACGAGGAAGGCCTGGCGCTGATCGAGAAGAACACCGACACGGTGCTTGAAGAGATCGGCATCATCTTCCGCGACGACG
This genomic interval carries:
- a CDS encoding formyl transferase, translated to MASAIEQRAAIVVVTEGGPHIWAIVNAISDRLGPVSVILETPESKKQLLVKRARRQGWVSMIGQLGTMVLTRLGKRFLAGHAARMIAEQKLRTEPQAGQSIIQIASADSAECLKAIQSIGPGVVLLAGCRLLSRQTLAKMPCPVLNYHAGIAPKYRGMNGGYWALASGDVENFGSTVHLVDAGVDTGGVLRQARGKPQPGDTISSHALRQAAFSRDICIDAVSDALAGRLTTFDPRLPSKQWYHPTIWFYLWTGIKRGIW
- a CDS encoding DUF4893 domain-containing protein, whose product is MIVRPLLLSLCLGICATLPALADGEIQKLITPADKARLDKYDETRKAALAEAKAGSPADVKQLDALLAKPLVSFSDKDLTGSWKCRTIKAGGLSPLVIYGWFKCKVTDDGSGWRLEKVSGSQRTKGRFFDDGEKRAIYLGSAYVNSDPAKPYGSGPQSDQVGYAFRSGASEWRIEFPAPYYESKLDIVEFKR
- a CDS encoding NAD-dependent epimerase/dehydratase family protein yields the protein MRILLTGSSGWLGATLAPRLTALGHEVTGLDPVPAAQTRIVGSISDRDLVMRAVRENGIEAIIHSGALHKPNIEHFENTDFVATNVQGTLNLLDAAVACGVDRFVFTSTTSLMISQAIRAGFQGGARKAAWLTEDMSPEPRNIYGITKLSAEHLCRLYHIQHGLPVVVLRTARFFPEADDMADTIDQSDANTKANELLFRRLTVEDAAEAHVAALEKAPQLGFDIFIVCAPTPFQPDDCAALIADAPSVVARYFPEFPGLYTRKGWTMFSSIDRVYDASRARDRLGFACQTSFADVLATLKVEQGMA
- a CDS encoding DUF1638 domain-containing protein — translated: MAKVQKTQSDQAGRLLVIACGMIAREVLAVKEQLKLDHLELTCLPAEFHFYPDRIAPAMDKAIEKAKAEGYDHIFVGYADCGTGGLLDRVCEKHGVERMAGPHCFAFYQGMDAYAKVGDDDMMSFYMTDFLCRQFDAFFMKPLGIDKHPELIKDYFGNYEKLIYLAQTDDPELDKVAERAAALLGLAYERRSTGYGDLTPGLAQAAAHA
- a CDS encoding corrinoid protein; the encoded protein is MADDEIILSELSDDELVQQMHDDLYDGLKEEIEEGTNILLERGWVPYRVLTEALVEGMRIVGEDFRDGILFVPEVLLSANAMKAGMFILRPLLAATGAPKQGKMVIGTVKGDIHDIGKNLVGMMMEGAGFDVIDLGINNAVEKYLDAIEQHQPDIIGMSALLTTTMPYMKVVIDTMKEKGIRDDYVVLVGGAPLNEEFGKAVGADAYCRDAAVAVETAKEYMKRKHNNMRASA